Proteins from one Salaquimonas pukyongi genomic window:
- a CDS encoding DegT/DnrJ/EryC1/StrS family aminotransferase encodes MWLTERLYSAFLPGKEASAMSGENKHPWPNYSDEEIKAAERVLRSNRVNYWTGEECRMFEHEFAAFAGTKHAIAVANGTVALELSLHGLRIGERNGGSASDEVVVTPRSFIASVSCVINAGATPVFADVDRHTQNISAESIRAVVTKNTRAVICVHLSGWPCDMDAIRVVTEPRGIKLIEDCAQAHGASYKGKPVGSLGDVAAWSFCQDKIMTTGGEGGMITCSDDALWQRMWSFKDHGKDHEKAVSNEVGAGFRWLHDSFGSNYRMLEIQAAIGRIQLKRMPQWHAERAANAEAVKKILAPARGKAAGFASRFQVIMIAMVLRKTS; translated from the coding sequence ATGTGGCTGACGGAGAGGTTGTATTCGGCGTTCCTGCCGGGCAAAGAAGCAAGCGCAATGAGCGGTGAGAACAAACACCCATGGCCGAATTACTCGGACGAGGAAATCAAGGCCGCTGAACGCGTGCTTCGGTCCAACCGTGTCAATTACTGGACGGGTGAAGAATGCCGGATGTTCGAGCACGAATTCGCTGCGTTTGCGGGCACGAAACACGCAATTGCCGTGGCCAATGGCACGGTCGCGCTGGAGCTCTCCCTTCATGGCCTAAGAATCGGCGAACGCAATGGCGGAAGTGCCAGTGATGAAGTCGTTGTCACCCCTAGAAGCTTTATCGCGTCGGTATCCTGCGTGATTAACGCCGGCGCTACGCCGGTCTTTGCCGATGTTGACCGGCATACCCAGAATATTTCTGCAGAAAGTATCCGAGCGGTTGTCACCAAGAACACTCGCGCCGTAATTTGCGTCCACTTGTCGGGCTGGCCGTGTGACATGGATGCAATTCGCGTTGTTACCGAGCCGCGCGGAATCAAACTGATCGAGGATTGTGCACAGGCCCATGGTGCTTCCTACAAGGGCAAACCGGTAGGATCTTTGGGAGATGTTGCTGCATGGTCTTTTTGCCAGGACAAGATCATGACCACTGGTGGTGAAGGCGGAATGATAACCTGTTCAGATGATGCACTTTGGCAACGCATGTGGTCATTCAAGGATCACGGCAAGGACCACGAAAAAGCTGTTTCGAATGAAGTTGGCGCCGGATTTCGCTGGCTGCACGACTCGTTCGGGTCCAACTACCGAATGCTGGAAATCCAGGCCGCAATCGGCCGGATACAGCTGAAACGAATGCCCCAATGGCATGCAGAGCGGGCAGCGAATGCGGAAGCCGTCAAGAAAATCCTCGCCCCTGCACGGGGGAAAGCGGCTGGCTTCGCGTCCCGGTTCCAGGTGATCATGATTGCGATGGTGCTGCGGAAAACGTCTTAG